In a single window of the Bacillus clarus genome:
- the mgtA gene encoding magnesium-translocating P-type ATPase, with protein sequence MLNLQRQETKHAYDQDSMKTNNELLVAVATQDITSALKLLETTSNGLSKEEAARRLSLHGPNEIDHNKTSPWYIQFLLAFKNPFIFVLLALGALSFFTDDIQGTIIVSVMVMLSATIRFSQEFRSQKAADKLKAMVRTTASVSRITGFIHETKSVTNLNRNQTMEIPIEELVPGDIISLSAGDIVPADVRILSAKDLFVNQSSLTGEALPVEKYENCYHTENKHIVPKTMKKNYNPLDMENLCFMGTNIVSGSAKAVVVSTSTDTYFGSLAKKVIGKRAETSFDKGVNKVSWLLITFMLIMVPIVLLINGFTKGDWQEAFFFAIAVAVGLTPEMVPMIVTANLAKGAVNMSKQNVIVKQLNSIQNLGAMNILCTDKTGTLTEDKVVLVRHLDPNGNECNRVLQFAYLNSFYQTGLKNLIDKAVIQHTAENHKFDPSAFQKLDEIPFDFARRRMSVIVKDISGEHTMVCKGAVEEILSICNYTEVNGQIVPLTEEMRSNVKQLSETMNGEGMRVIAVAYKKDRKLNYKEYAVQDESDMILAGYIGFLDPPKTSAASAIQALHKHGVQVKILTGDNEIVTRKVCKEVGLNIGEPVLGYEIDSLPDKALAKLAETTTVFAKLNPMQKSRIIRVLQGNGHTVGYMGDGINDAVALRDADVGISVDTATDIAKESSDIILLEKSLTILEAGILEGRATFGNILKYIKMTASSNFGNVFSVLVASAFIPFLPMLAIHLLIQNLLYDISQLSIPWDKMDKEFLEKPRKWDTANLRNFIICIGPISSIFDIITYVVMWNVFGANTPGEQSLFQSGWFIVGLLTQTLIVHMIRTQKVPFIQSTASTPVLLLTACIMAIGIYIPFSPLGAAVGLQALPLSYFPWLVGILLGYAFLTQFLKKIYIKKFHSWL encoded by the coding sequence ATGTTAAATTTACAAAGACAAGAAACAAAACATGCATATGATCAAGATAGCATGAAAACAAATAACGAATTGCTAGTAGCAGTTGCAACGCAAGATATAACTTCTGCACTCAAACTTTTAGAAACAACGTCAAACGGACTCTCAAAAGAGGAAGCTGCTCGAAGACTTTCACTACACGGTCCAAATGAAATTGATCATAATAAAACATCACCATGGTATATTCAATTTCTTCTTGCATTTAAAAATCCATTTATTTTCGTTTTATTAGCTCTTGGAGCACTCTCTTTTTTCACAGATGACATACAAGGTACAATTATCGTATCTGTGATGGTAATGCTAAGTGCAACGATTCGTTTTTCCCAAGAATTTCGTTCCCAAAAAGCTGCGGATAAGTTAAAGGCTATGGTTCGAACAACTGCGAGCGTCTCTAGAATAACTGGGTTTATACACGAAACAAAAAGCGTAACGAATTTAAACCGAAATCAAACAATGGAAATTCCGATTGAAGAACTTGTACCTGGTGATATTATTTCACTATCAGCCGGTGATATCGTTCCAGCTGATGTGCGTATCTTGTCAGCTAAAGACTTATTTGTAAATCAGTCTTCCTTAACAGGTGAAGCACTTCCAGTAGAAAAGTACGAAAACTGTTACCATACAGAAAACAAACATATAGTACCGAAAACCATGAAAAAAAATTATAATCCGCTCGATATGGAAAACCTTTGCTTCATGGGAACAAATATTGTTAGCGGCAGCGCAAAAGCTGTTGTTGTTTCAACTAGTACGGATACGTATTTCGGTTCTTTAGCAAAAAAAGTTATTGGAAAACGTGCAGAAACAAGCTTTGATAAAGGAGTAAACAAAGTAAGCTGGCTCTTAATCACATTCATGCTTATTATGGTACCAATTGTCCTTCTCATTAATGGATTCACAAAAGGAGATTGGCAAGAAGCTTTCTTCTTTGCTATTGCCGTTGCAGTTGGTCTTACACCTGAAATGGTACCAATGATTGTAACTGCTAATTTAGCCAAAGGCGCAGTTAACATGTCTAAACAAAACGTAATTGTAAAACAGCTAAACTCTATTCAAAACTTAGGTGCTATGAACATTCTTTGCACAGACAAAACTGGAACTTTAACAGAAGATAAAGTTGTACTTGTTCGTCATTTAGACCCTAATGGAAATGAATGCAATCGTGTCTTACAATTTGCATATTTAAATAGCTTCTATCAAACTGGATTGAAAAATTTAATTGATAAAGCTGTCATTCAACATACGGCGGAAAATCATAAATTCGACCCTTCAGCGTTTCAAAAACTAGATGAAATTCCATTTGATTTCGCCCGTCGCCGTATGTCTGTCATCGTAAAAGACATTTCAGGAGAACATACAATGGTTTGCAAAGGTGCGGTAGAAGAAATTTTATCAATTTGTAACTACACTGAAGTGAATGGACAAATTGTCCCTCTTACTGAAGAAATGCGCTCAAATGTCAAACAACTCAGCGAGACAATGAATGGAGAAGGTATGCGGGTTATTGCTGTAGCTTATAAAAAAGATAGAAAACTAAATTATAAAGAGTACGCGGTACAAGATGAGTCTGATATGATTCTCGCTGGATATATTGGTTTTTTAGATCCACCTAAAACATCTGCTGCTTCTGCGATTCAAGCTTTGCATAAACACGGCGTACAAGTGAAAATTTTAACAGGTGATAATGAGATTGTTACACGAAAAGTTTGTAAAGAAGTTGGCTTAAACATAGGTGAGCCTGTTCTTGGTTACGAGATTGATTCTTTACCAGATAAAGCATTAGCAAAACTAGCAGAAACAACAACAGTGTTCGCAAAACTAAATCCAATGCAAAAATCTCGCATTATACGAGTATTACAAGGAAACGGTCATACTGTAGGTTATATGGGAGATGGCATTAACGATGCCGTTGCACTACGTGATGCTGACGTTGGAATATCTGTTGATACTGCTACTGATATCGCAAAAGAATCTTCCGATATTATCCTACTTGAAAAAAGTTTAACTATATTAGAAGCAGGCATTTTAGAAGGACGCGCTACGTTCGGGAATATTTTAAAATATATAAAAATGACAGCTAGCTCTAACTTCGGAAATGTCTTTAGTGTATTAGTGGCAAGTGCTTTCATCCCATTTTTACCAATGCTTGCAATTCATCTATTAATTCAAAACTTGCTTTATGATATTTCACAGCTTTCAATCCCATGGGATAAAATGGATAAAGAGTTTTTAGAAAAACCGAGAAAATGGGATACTGCAAACTTACGTAATTTCATTATTTGTATCGGTCCAATTAGCTCTATTTTTGACATTATCACATACGTTGTCATGTGGAATGTATTCGGAGCGAATACACCTGGAGAACAGTCTTTATTCCAATCTGGTTGGTTTATCGTTGGATTACTAACTCAAACATTAATTGTTCATATGATCAGAACGCAGAAAGTTCCGTTTATTCAAAGTACTGCATCAACACCAGTTCTTTTATTAACAGCTTGTATTATGGCAATCGGAATCTATATTCCGTTCTCACCACTTGGTGCAGCAGTTGGTTTACAAGCATTACCACTTAGTTACTTCCCTTGGTTAGTAGGAATTTTACTAGGATATGCTTTCTTAACACAGTTCTTAAAAAAGATTTATATTAAAAAGTTTCATAGTTGGTTATAA
- a CDS encoding MgtC/SapB family protein, which produces MVWYDIVLRLFIAIIVGACIGMERQWRHRMAGLRTNALVSLGACIFVLLSVMLDHDASPSRIAAQVVSGIGFLGGGVIIRDGFSIRGLNTAATLWCAAAVGTLTGAGFLVAAILGATGVLLANILLRPIALFMNKKSKEELPEQTNYLLSLTCSETNESHIRFLLMHMVNSEGIGLKELYSEDVDSNQKVSIQATLHCNSKQAVLIEKIVSRMLLESGVTAAGWKTSLDLEAS; this is translated from the coding sequence ATGGTATGGTATGACATTGTATTAAGATTATTTATAGCAATCATTGTAGGAGCTTGTATCGGAATGGAACGACAATGGCGACATCGAATGGCTGGACTAAGGACAAATGCTCTCGTATCACTTGGTGCCTGTATATTTGTTCTATTATCCGTCATGCTCGATCATGATGCTAGTCCATCACGTATCGCTGCTCAAGTCGTTAGCGGTATTGGCTTTCTAGGTGGCGGTGTTATTATTCGTGATGGTTTCAGTATTAGAGGATTAAATACAGCGGCAACTTTATGGTGTGCAGCTGCTGTAGGCACTCTTACCGGTGCTGGATTTCTCGTTGCAGCTATATTAGGTGCAACTGGCGTATTGCTAGCAAATATACTACTTCGCCCAATTGCTCTATTTATGAATAAAAAATCAAAAGAAGAATTGCCTGAGCAAACAAATTATTTACTTTCTCTTACTTGTTCAGAAACAAATGAGTCTCATATTCGTTTTTTACTCATGCACATGGTAAATTCAGAAGGAATCGGTTTAAAAGAATTGTATAGTGAAGATGTTGATTCTAATCAAAAAGTATCTATACAAGCAACTTTGCATTGTAACTCAAAACAAGCTGTCTTAATTGAAAAAATAGTAAGTAGAATGCTTTTAGAATCAGGCGTTACCGCTGCTGGGTGGAAAACTTCATTAGATCTAGAGGCAAGTTAA
- a CDS encoding DUF3932 family protein encodes MKEVFRLQTDFSSSFDRWVSSFVSDHPAQLEWTTLKELIHEYTTSHTNETLPEYISSALTYYAKRVSTTNSSEIVIYENPTIS; translated from the coding sequence ATGAAAGAAGTATTTCGTTTACAAACTGATTTTTCATCTTCATTTGACCGCTGGGTAAGTTCTTTCGTTTCTGATCACCCAGCACAACTAGAATGGACGACTTTAAAAGAATTAATCCATGAATATACAACATCACATACAAATGAAACGTTACCAGAATATATTTCTTCGGCTCTAACATATTACGCAAAGCGCGTTTCAACAACAAATAGCTCAGAGATTGTCATTTACGAAAATCCTACAATCTCATAA
- the sdaAB gene encoding L-serine ammonia-lyase, iron-sulfur-dependent subunit beta produces MKYRSVFDIIGPVMIGPSSSHTAGAARMGQVARQLFRHEPKRVQISLYGSFAKTYRGHGTDVALIGGILGFETDDLRIPSALEIAKERGIEVEFIEEDANAPHPNTARIRLYKDEEEIEVVACSIGGGKIEVVELNGFDLQLSGTSPALLIVNNDRFGAIASVASILAKHEINISTMSVSRKEKGRRALMVIETDELLAEEVIEEIKGQSNICQVTIMD; encoded by the coding sequence ATGAAATATCGCTCAGTGTTTGATATTATCGGGCCAGTTATGATTGGTCCATCAAGTTCACATACAGCAGGTGCGGCAAGAATGGGGCAAGTTGCACGTCAACTGTTCCGTCACGAACCAAAGAGAGTTCAGATTTCGTTATATGGATCATTTGCCAAAACGTATCGTGGTCACGGTACGGATGTAGCATTAATTGGTGGAATATTAGGATTTGAAACAGATGATTTACGTATTCCAAGTGCGCTAGAAATTGCAAAAGAGCGCGGAATTGAAGTGGAATTTATTGAAGAGGATGCAAATGCTCCCCATCCAAATACGGCGAGAATCCGTTTGTATAAAGATGAAGAAGAGATTGAAGTCGTTGCTTGCTCAATTGGTGGCGGTAAGATTGAAGTTGTGGAGTTAAATGGATTTGATTTACAGCTATCAGGAACAAGTCCAGCACTTCTTATTGTAAATAATGATCGCTTTGGAGCAATTGCATCTGTAGCTTCTATACTTGCGAAACATGAAATTAACATTAGTACGATGAGTGTTTCGCGTAAGGAAAAAGGAAGAAGAGCACTTATGGTCATTGAGACAGATGAGTTATTAGCAGAAGAAGTGATTGAGGAAATAAAAGGACAGTCAAATATTTGTCAAGTAACCATTATGGATTAA
- a CDS encoding MBL fold metallo-hydrolase has translation MVAIHRMEIPVPFAVETVNVFLVEGETLTLIDTGTNTEGAKKALESQLSELGYKIEDIETVVITHHHADHCGLLNIFSEKVNIIGHPWNEPWITQDPEFLKRYHHFFKETALQFGVPAAFLKDEVLLTTKTLKYSCNRSLTHTVREGDRIDSLPGFTVIETPGHASTHISLYRESDGILIGGDALISHISSNPILEPPYEGQTERARPLLQYNQTLKRLSEMNISRILSGHGEDVLNVKQLIEERLQKQETRAFKVLELLKEKPMTAFEVCVKLFPVLYKEQLPLTISETVGQLDFLAYNQQVMIDESSPQLIYYAK, from the coding sequence ATGGTGGCGATTCATCGAATGGAGATTCCTGTTCCATTTGCAGTTGAGACAGTGAATGTGTTTTTAGTTGAGGGGGAAACATTAACATTAATTGATACAGGGACAAATACAGAAGGTGCAAAGAAGGCGTTAGAAAGTCAATTAAGTGAATTGGGGTATAAAATAGAAGATATTGAAACAGTAGTGATTACGCATCATCATGCGGATCATTGTGGACTTTTAAATATATTTTCTGAGAAAGTAAATATCATTGGGCATCCGTGGAATGAACCGTGGATTACACAGGATCCGGAATTTTTAAAGCGATATCATCATTTTTTTAAAGAGACGGCACTACAATTTGGAGTTCCAGCAGCATTTTTGAAAGATGAAGTATTATTGACAACGAAGACATTGAAATATTCTTGTAATAGATCGTTAACACATACTGTGAGAGAGGGAGATCGTATTGATTCGTTACCTGGATTTACAGTGATTGAAACACCAGGTCATGCTTCCACTCACATTTCATTATATAGAGAATCAGATGGAATATTAATTGGTGGGGACGCCCTCATTAGTCATATTTCTTCGAATCCAATATTAGAACCACCATATGAAGGGCAAACAGAAAGAGCACGTCCGTTGCTACAGTACAATCAAACATTAAAACGTTTAAGTGAAATGAATATTTCACGCATTTTATCAGGGCATGGGGAAGACGTTTTAAATGTGAAACAACTCATTGAAGAAAGGTTACAAAAACAAGAAACACGCGCATTTAAAGTACTCGAGTTATTAAAAGAAAAACCGATGACAGCTTTTGAGGTATGCGTTAAGTTATTTCCGGTATTATATAAAGAACAATTACCACTTACTATTTCAGAAACGGTTGGACAATTAGACTTTTTAGCATATAATCAACAAGTGATGATTGATGAATCGTCGCCACAATTGATTTATTATGCAAAGTAG
- the rnz gene encoding ribonuclease Z, with amino-acid sequence MEFVFLGTGAGVPSKGRNVSSIALQLLEERGQTWLFDCGEATQHQILHTSVRPRRIEKIFITHLHGDHIFGLPGLLGSRSFQGGTTSLTVYGPIGIKQFIEVALSVSTTHVKYPLEVIEITEEGVVFEDDQFYVETKRLSHGIECFGYRIIEKDIQGALLVDKLLEAGVKPGPIFKRLKDGEVVELEDGRVLNGEDFIGPPQKGRIITILGDTRYCEASKQLAQDADVLVHEATFAAEDEEQAHDYFHSTTEQAARIALQANVKRLILTHISSRYQGDTYKELLQEARELFINTEIAMDLKSFPVER; translated from the coding sequence GTGGAATTTGTATTTTTAGGAACTGGTGCAGGTGTTCCTTCGAAAGGAAGGAATGTTTCATCCATTGCATTACAATTGTTAGAAGAAAGAGGACAAACATGGTTATTTGACTGTGGAGAAGCGACTCAACATCAAATTTTACATACATCTGTGCGCCCGCGTCGCATTGAAAAAATATTTATTACGCATTTGCATGGAGATCATATTTTTGGTTTACCTGGCTTATTAGGAAGCCGTTCTTTTCAAGGTGGAACAACATCATTAACAGTGTACGGGCCAATAGGGATTAAACAATTTATTGAAGTAGCATTATCAGTAAGTACAACGCATGTGAAATATCCGCTTGAAGTTATTGAGATTACGGAAGAAGGCGTTGTTTTTGAAGATGATCAGTTTTATGTAGAAACGAAAAGACTATCACATGGGATTGAATGTTTCGGCTATCGTATAATTGAGAAAGATATACAAGGCGCTCTTCTAGTTGATAAGCTGTTAGAAGCAGGTGTGAAACCTGGACCAATTTTTAAACGTTTAAAAGACGGTGAAGTGGTTGAATTAGAAGATGGTAGAGTATTAAATGGGGAAGACTTTATTGGTCCACCTCAAAAAGGAAGAATTATTACGATTTTAGGTGATACAAGATATTGCGAGGCAAGCAAACAGCTCGCACAAGACGCTGATGTACTCGTCCATGAAGCGACATTTGCAGCTGAAGATGAAGAACAAGCTCATGATTATTTCCATTCAACGACAGAACAAGCAGCGCGTATTGCGTTGCAAGCAAATGTAAAACGATTAATACTGACTCATATTAGTTCACGCTATCAAGGTGATACATATAAGGAATTATTGCAAGAAGCAAGAGAGTTGTTTATAAATACGGAAATAGCGATGGATTTGAAATCTTTCCCAGTAGAAAGATGA
- the sdaAA gene encoding L-serine ammonia-lyase, iron-sulfur-dependent, subunit alpha yields the protein MFRNAAELVAQAKEQNVKIAEIMIQCEMETRSISREEVLAGMEKNLVVMEQAVERGIRGVKSPTGLTGGDAVKVQEYMKSGKGLSGDTILDAVSKAVATNEVNAAMGIICATPTAGSAGTVPGVLFALKEKLQPTREEMIEFLFTAGAFGMVVANNACISGAAGGCQAEVGSASGMAAAAAVEMAGGTPDQAATAMAIALKNMLGLVCDPVAGLVEVPCVKRNAAGASNAMISADLSLAGVTSTIPCDEVIEAMFRIGQTMPVALRETAEGGLAATPTGRRLQEEIFGKSSK from the coding sequence ATGTTTCGGAACGCAGCGGAACTAGTGGCGCAAGCTAAAGAACAAAATGTAAAAATTGCAGAAATTATGATTCAATGTGAAATGGAGACAAGAAGTATCTCACGTGAAGAAGTACTTGCCGGAATGGAAAAGAACTTAGTCGTGATGGAGCAAGCAGTAGAACGCGGAATTCGTGGCGTAAAATCACCGACTGGTTTAACGGGCGGGGATGCAGTGAAAGTTCAAGAGTATATGAAGAGTGGAAAAGGCTTGTCTGGTGATACAATTTTGGACGCAGTGAGTAAAGCTGTAGCGACAAATGAAGTAAATGCAGCGATGGGAATTATTTGTGCAACACCAACAGCTGGATCGGCTGGAACGGTACCAGGTGTACTGTTTGCACTGAAAGAAAAGTTACAGCCAACGCGTGAAGAAATGATTGAATTCTTATTTACAGCAGGAGCATTTGGTATGGTTGTGGCAAACAATGCTTGTATTTCTGGTGCTGCAGGAGGATGCCAAGCAGAAGTTGGTTCAGCAAGTGGGATGGCAGCAGCGGCAGCTGTTGAGATGGCTGGTGGAACACCAGATCAAGCAGCTACAGCAATGGCGATCGCTTTAAAGAATATGCTAGGTTTAGTATGTGACCCAGTTGCTGGACTTGTAGAAGTACCTTGTGTAAAACGTAACGCAGCCGGTGCTTCAAATGCCATGATTTCAGCTGATTTATCACTAGCGGGTGTAACAAGTACAATTCCTTGTGATGAAGTGATTGAAGCGATGTTTAGAATCGGGCAAACAATGCCAGTAGCACTTCGTGAAACAGCTGAAGGTGGACTTGCAGCAACACCGACAGGCCGCCGCTTGCAGGAAGAAATTTTTGGAAAGAGTAGCAAATAA
- the proI gene encoding pyrroline-5-carboxylate reductase ProI yields MSIQKISFLGAGSIAEAIIGGLLNANVVKAEHITVSNRSNETRLQELHKKYGVKGTHNKKELPADANILFLAMKPKDVAEAITPLKESINNNLLIISLLAGVSTHSIRNLLEKDVPIIRAMPNTSAAILKSATAISPSEHATEEHIRTATALFETIGLVSVVEEEDMHAVTALSGSGPAYIYYVVEAMEEAAKKIGLKEDVAKSLILQTMIGAAEMLKANTKHPSILRKEITSPGGTTEAGIEVLQEHNFQQALVSCITQATKRSHDLGKTLEQITKEK; encoded by the coding sequence ATGTCTATTCAAAAAATTTCCTTTCTCGGTGCAGGATCTATTGCCGAAGCAATTATTGGTGGTTTATTAAACGCAAACGTTGTTAAAGCGGAACATATCACTGTGAGTAATCGTTCTAACGAGACACGATTACAAGAGTTACATAAAAAATATGGTGTCAAAGGTACACATAACAAAAAAGAATTACCCGCTGATGCGAATATTCTTTTTCTAGCTATGAAACCAAAAGATGTCGCAGAAGCGATTACCCCTCTTAAAGAATCTATAAATAACAACCTGCTTATTATCTCGTTATTAGCAGGTGTTTCAACTCATTCAATTAGAAATCTACTTGAAAAAGACGTTCCGATTATTCGTGCAATGCCAAATACATCTGCGGCCATTTTAAAATCCGCTACCGCCATCTCACCTTCAGAACATGCAACGGAGGAACATATTCGCACTGCAACAGCTTTATTTGAAACAATCGGTCTCGTTTCTGTTGTGGAGGAAGAAGATATGCATGCTGTCACTGCATTATCCGGAAGCGGGCCAGCTTATATTTATTACGTAGTGGAGGCAATGGAAGAAGCCGCAAAAAAAATCGGTCTAAAAGAAGATGTTGCAAAATCACTTATTCTTCAGACGATGATTGGTGCAGCTGAAATGCTAAAGGCAAATACGAAACATCCTTCTATTTTACGAAAAGAAATTACATCCCCTGGAGGAACGACGGAAGCAGGAATTGAAGTTTTGCAAGAACATAATTTTCAACAAGCATTGGTTTCCTGTATTACACAAGCGACAAAACGATCACATGATCTTGGAAAAACATTGGAACAAATAACAAAAGAAAAATAA
- a CDS encoding tripeptidase T: protein MINQERLVNEFMELVQVDSETKFEAEICKVLTKKFTELGVEVFEDDTMGVTGHGAGNLICTLPATKEGVDTIYFTSHMDTVVPGNGIKPSIKDGYIVSDGTTILGADDKAGLASMFEAIRVLKEKNIPHGKIEFIITVGEESGLVGAKALDRERITAKYGYALDSDGKVGEIVVAAPTQAKVNAIIRGKTAHAGVAPEKGVSAITIAAKSIAKMPLGRIDSETTANIGRFEGGTQTNIVCDHVQIFAEARSLVNEKMEEQVAKMKEAFETTAKEMGGQADVEVKVMYPGFKFAEGDHVVEVAKRAAEKIGRTPSLHQSGGGSDANVIAGHGIPTVNLAVGYEEIHTTNEKIPVEELAKTAELVVAIIEEVAK, encoded by the coding sequence ATGATTAATCAAGAACGTTTAGTAAATGAATTTATGGAGCTAGTACAAGTAGATTCTGAAACAAAATTTGAAGCAGAAATTTGTAAAGTGCTAACAAAGAAATTTACTGAGTTAGGTGTAGAAGTATTTGAAGATGATACAATGGGTGTGACTGGTCATGGTGCAGGTAACTTAATTTGTACTTTACCAGCAACAAAAGAAGGCGTAGATACAATCTACTTCACTTCTCATATGGATACAGTAGTTCCTGGTAACGGCATTAAGCCTTCTATTAAAGATGGTTATATCGTATCAGATGGTACTACAATTTTAGGAGCAGATGATAAGGCTGGATTGGCGTCTATGTTTGAAGCGATCCGTGTTTTAAAAGAGAAAAACATTCCTCATGGAAAAATTGAATTTATTATTACAGTTGGAGAAGAATCTGGTCTTGTAGGCGCGAAAGCATTAGATCGTGAACGCATTACAGCAAAATATGGTTATGCATTAGATAGCGATGGAAAAGTTGGTGAAATCGTAGTTGCTGCACCAACACAAGCGAAAGTGAACGCTATTATTCGCGGAAAAACAGCTCATGCTGGTGTAGCACCAGAAAAAGGTGTATCTGCAATTACGATTGCTGCAAAATCCATTGCAAAGATGCCACTTGGTCGTATCGATTCTGAAACAACTGCAAATATTGGACGTTTCGAAGGTGGGACACAAACAAATATCGTTTGTGACCATGTACAAATCTTTGCAGAGGCTCGTTCTTTAGTAAATGAAAAAATGGAAGAACAAGTTGCGAAAATGAAAGAAGCATTTGAAACAACTGCAAAAGAAATGGGCGGTCAAGCAGATGTGGAAGTAAAAGTTATGTATCCAGGATTTAAATTTGCTGAAGGCGATCATGTTGTAGAAGTTGCGAAACGTGCAGCAGAGAAAATTGGTCGTACACCTTCTCTTCACCAAAGTGGTGGCGGAAGTGATGCGAATGTAATCGCAGGACATGGTATTCCAACAGTAAACTTAGCGGTTGGTTATGAAGAAATTCATACAACAAATGAAAAAATTCCTGTAGAAGAATTAGCAAAAACAGCAGAATTAGTCGTTGCTATTATTGAAGAAGTAGCGAAGTAA
- a CDS encoding DNA polymerase IV, which translates to MREMYPKNGRVILHVDMNCFFASVEIAQDPSLQGKPLAIAGNEKERKGIIVTCSYEAREHGIRTTMPLWEAKRLCPQLVVKHPNFKLYREASFQMFQILSRFTEKIQPVSIDEGYLDITDCYALGSPLEIAKMIQQALLTELQLPCSIGIAPNLFLAKTASDMKKPLGITVFRKRDIKELLWPQPVEAMHGIGQKTAEKLKDIHIHTIEQLAKGDEHIIRAKIGKHGVDLQKRAKGMDDREVDPNQMGQHKSVGNSTTFSKDMDEEKELLDMLERLSRSVSKRLQKRTFVSYNIQIMIKYHDRRTVTRSKQLKNAIWEERDIFQAASRLWKQHWDGDPIRLLGVTATELEWKTESIKQLDLFSFEEDAKEEPLLAVIDQINDKYGTHILQRGSQLLRKQEKSFQQKLENKFM; encoded by the coding sequence ATGCGAGAAATGTATCCGAAAAACGGTCGTGTTATTTTACATGTTGATATGAATTGCTTTTTCGCATCTGTAGAAATTGCCCAGGATCCGTCGTTACAAGGGAAACCATTAGCAATTGCGGGAAATGAAAAAGAGAGGAAAGGGATCATTGTAACATGTAGTTATGAAGCGAGAGAACATGGGATACGTACAACGATGCCCCTTTGGGAAGCGAAGCGGTTATGTCCACAATTAGTTGTGAAGCATCCGAATTTTAAATTATATCGAGAAGCTTCCTTTCAAATGTTTCAAATTCTTTCACGCTTTACAGAAAAGATACAACCAGTTTCTATAGACGAAGGCTATTTAGATATTACAGATTGTTATGCGCTCGGTTCACCTCTTGAAATAGCAAAGATGATTCAACAAGCGTTATTAACAGAATTGCAGCTTCCATGTAGCATTGGAATTGCTCCAAATCTTTTTTTAGCAAAGACTGCTTCGGATATGAAAAAACCACTTGGTATTACAGTATTTCGTAAACGAGATATTAAGGAGTTACTATGGCCACAACCAGTCGAAGCGATGCATGGAATTGGACAGAAAACAGCTGAAAAATTAAAAGATATTCATATACATACAATTGAGCAGTTAGCAAAAGGAGATGAGCATATCATTCGCGCCAAAATCGGAAAGCACGGTGTTGATTTACAAAAGCGTGCAAAAGGTATGGATGATAGAGAAGTTGATCCGAATCAAATGGGACAACATAAAAGTGTTGGGAATTCAACAACATTTTCAAAGGATATGGATGAAGAGAAGGAATTGCTCGATATGTTAGAGCGATTATCGAGATCAGTGAGTAAAAGGTTACAAAAGCGTACTTTTGTCAGCTATAATATCCAAATTATGATTAAATATCATGATAGGCGGACTGTAACGCGAAGCAAACAATTAAAAAATGCAATTTGGGAAGAGCGTGATATATTTCAAGCTGCATCACGTTTATGGAAACAACATTGGGATGGCGATCCAATCCGTTTACTCGGTGTTACAGCTACTGAATTAGAATGGAAAACGGAGTCGATTAAACAATTAGATTTATTTTCATTCGAAGAAGATGCAAAAGAAGAGCCATTATTAGCTGTCATTGATCAAATTAACGATAAATATGGAACACATATTTTACAACGAGGTAGTCAATTGTTACGTAAGCAAGAAAAATCATTTCAACAAAAATTAGAAAATAAATTTATGTAA